One region of Polyodon spathula isolate WHYD16114869_AA chromosome 25, ASM1765450v1, whole genome shotgun sequence genomic DNA includes:
- the LOC121300111 gene encoding sphingomyelin phosphodiesterase 4-like — MPSPPLQQSSFFLASLKADYLNKPFLQRCQDLVKVIDDYPAMELHLLFTWLVESVFGSLDGSIVGWNLRFVQARTNEYNTIMEFLDPNGPMMKLVYKLHAEEYKYEFPIVYLPGPVRASIQTGVLPDCPIFHNKLQFSPSGLLSLSLSLNPFEYYMFYFAASLMVQRSYLPEQHFSAKDSAYFVLVDSYLKYFLPTEGNVPPSLVPIVRGTVSPPPPSCRSPTVPFIGCGVHHTSLLKRHISHQPSMNTDPAAQELWRSETILQVFIEMWLHHYSLEMYQKMQCLQVKEPICPTEEHVLVVRLLVKHLHSFSSSQRPELITSSPSTHSHSSPLEEFKRVVIPRFVQQKLYVFLQHCFGHWPLDASFRAVLETWLSYLQPWRYTPEKQSPYMDNQDRTVPDKWAAFVQENLLMYTKLFQGFLNRTVRTDLVNPKNALMAFRVAKVFAQPNLSEMIQKGEQLFLEPEHVLHHRQHRFLTPSLGGSFLSSRQPFITDSVFKVKSHVYSLEGQDCQYKQMFGAEVRNTVLRLSQLIAQAKQTAKSISDHSAEAAANQSFLSWFGFESSDLNTSYVGNDIDYMGLDSIKKTDEYLDRTLDYVCQIFKLNSAQLSQLMVSFVSTKDDGGLKQLPDCIQEPNGLLLTDLGRLQMINGLRKFDINYQGDPELQPIRSYESAVLVRLLYRLSSLINERFAGEMRSLCSRRDFSSQLARYYLTTSSVAETSKRSPLTRRSLERRPQPRISLRYLASYRTLLSIFMLYVIASFFGFGPVSFIFSGLLACFCHGVVMTMFADKQKTH, encoded by the exons ATGCCCAGCCCTCCCTTGCAGCAGTCCAGCTTCTTTCTT GCGAGTCTGAAAGCAGATTACTTGAACAAGCCTTTTCTTCAGCGCTGTCAAGATCTAGTCAAGGTTATCGATGACTACCCAGCTATG GAGCTGCACTTGCTTTTCACCTGGCTGGTGGAGAGTGTGTTTGGCAGCCTGGATGGCAGCATTGTGGGTTGGAATCTGCGCTTTGTGCAAGCACGGACTAATGAGTACAATACTATTATGGAGTTCCTCGATCCCAA TGGCCCAATGATGAAACTGGTGTACAAATTACATGCTGAGGAATACAAGTACGAATTTCCGATCGTCTATCTCCCA GGTCCTGTAAGGGCTTCAATCCAGACAGGTGTCCTGCCAGATTGCCCGATTTTCCACAACAAGCTCCAGTTCTCACCTTCAGGACTCCTGAGCCTCAGCCTCTCTCTCA ATCCCTTTgaatattacatgttttattttgcagcaagCCTCATGGTTCAAAGA AGCTACCTACCGGAGCAGCACTTTAGTGCTAAAGACAGTGCTTATTTTGTGCTGGTTGACAGTTACCTGAAGTATTTCTTACCTACGGAGGGGAACGTTCCACCTTCTCTTGTTCCGATCGTCAGAGGAACGGTGTCACCTCCGCCTCCAAG ttgTAGGTCCCCGACAGTGCCCTTCATAGGCTGTGGTGTCCACCACACCAGCCTCTTGAAGCGACACATTTCACACCAGCCCTCTATGAACACAGACCCCGCTGCCCAGGAGCTCTGGAGGTCTGAAACTATTCTTCAG GTGTTTATCGAGATGTGGCTTCACCATTACTCCCTGGAGATGTATCAGAAGATGCAGTGTCTGCAGGTCAAG GAGCCCATCTGCCCTACAGAGGAGCATGTTCTGGTGGTGAGACTCCTCGTGAAACACCTCCATTCCTTCTCCAGCAGTCAGAGACCAGAGCTGATCACCTCGTCCCCCTCTACACACTCTCACTCCAGCCCACTCGAGGAGTTTAAACG GGTTGTGATCCCTCGCTTTGTGCAGCAGAAGCTGTACGTGTTCCTCCAGCACTGCTTCGGTCACTGGCCCCTTGATGCTTCCTTCAGAGCA GTTTTAGAAACATGGTTAAGTTACTTGCAGCCATGGAGATATACCCCTGAAAAGCAGAGCCCCTACATGGACAATCAGGACCGCACTGTGCCAGACAAATG GGCTGCCTTTGTGCAGGAGAATTTGTTAATGTACACCAAACTGTTCCAAGGATTTTTAAACAGAACCGTTAGGACTGACCTTGTTAACCCAAAAAACGCACTGATGGCTTTCAGAGTGGCAAAAGTCTTTGCTCAGCCTAACCTATCAGAAATGATCCAGAAAG GTGAGCAGCTGTTTCTGGAGCCGGAGCATGTCCTTCATCACAGGCAGCACCGCTTCCTGACGCCCAGCCTCGGCGGCAGCTTCCTGTCCTCACGGCAGCCCTTCATCACAGACTCCGTCTTCAAGGTGAAGAGTCACGTCTACAGCCTGGAGGGCCAGGACTGCCAGTACAAGCAGATGTTTGGAGCCGAAGTGCGCAACACG gTGTTGCGACTTTCCCAGTTAATAGCACAAgccaaacaaacagcaaaatccATATCGGATCATTCTGCGGAAGCAGCTGCTAACCAGTCATTCCTCTCGTGGTTTGGGTTCGAATCTTCAGATCTAAACACCTCCTATGTGGGGAACGACATAGATTATATGGGACTGGACAGCATAAAGAAGACAGATGAATACTTGGACAGAACACTGGACTACGTCTGTCAGATATTTAAG CTGAATTCAGCTCAGCTGTCCCAGCTGATGGTGAGTTTTGTGTCGACGAAGGACGATGGTGGATTGAAGCAGCTTCCTGACTGTATACAGGAACCAAATGGATTATTGCTAACAGATCTGGGGAGGTTGCAg ATGATCAACGGACTGCGCAAGTTTGACATCAACTATCAAGGAGACCCTGAATTGCAGCCGATAAGAAGTTACGAAAGTGCTGTGCTGGTTCGTCTCTTGTATCGGCTGTCATCTCTGATAAACGAGCGG TTTGCAGGAGAGATGCGTTCGCTTTGTTCAAGACGAGATTTTAGCAGCCAGCTAGCCCGTTATTATTTGACTACGTCGTCCGTGGCAGAGACGTCAAAGCGAAGCCCCTTGACACGCCGCAGCCTAGAGAGACGACCCCAGCCACGGATCAGCCTGAGATACCTGGCCAGCTACCGCACCCTGCTCTCCATCTTCATGCTCTATGTAATAGCCTCCTTTTTCGGCTTTGGGCCTGTGTCATTTATCTTCTCGGGGCTGCTTGCATGTTTTTGTCATGGAGTTGTTATGACAATGTTTGCTGACAAGCAAAAAACTCATTAA